In Janibacter cremeus, a genomic segment contains:
- a CDS encoding cobyrinate a,c-diamide synthase, protein MIPPHPAGIPLPRVLVAAPASGHGKTTIAVGIMAALARRGLAVAPAKVGPDYIDPGYHALATGRPSRTLDPHLVGEGRVAPLLARGATHPDRADIAVIEGVMGLLDGRLGTDGFASSAHVATLTRTPVVLVVDISSTSRTVAATVHGLATIDPRLEVVGVVLNKAGTPRHGDEARRAVEAVGVPVRGVLPRDAAMHVPSRHLGLVPAAERSSAAASLEHIATVAEEHIDLDALLCAAGTAPDLEEEPWSPELVVPSQVVAGGTRPVVAVGGGRAFTFRYPETVELLEAAGAHVVDFDPARDESLPEGTCGLYLGGGFPEVHARSLATNHPLVEQIRSAVAAGMPTVAECAGMLYLGQALDGHPMVGAVPTRAAMGRRLTLGYREAVSVTDSVLGPAGTRVTGHEFHRTQATPGAGTSAAWSLDGREEGFALDPAGTGSATLVASYLHTHWAGSPDLAASFVAAAQDWNARRGGAESASHERGSGGMHLAGRRGAGGSAPTQGLSLRSPKGRPCRSTTSGPPAEPPPHSDPLRHHGDVELADDLIDLAVNVRLTQPPAWLASALADELASVATYPDATRARDAIAARHGLAREQVLPTSGGAEAFTLLARAMAPRDAVVVHPQFTEPEAALVAAGHDVRRVLLRGEDDFTLTDAAVEEIGDADLVVIGNPTNPTGALHPADALRSLVRAGRVLLVDEAFMDAVPGEVESLLPGDLAGVIVVRSLTKTWAVAGIRAGYVAGDRDLVAALATQQPHWSVGSLALRVMTETVAPHALGEAARAADELARWRAHLTAGLAGLDVPTSGTHAPFVLARVGPGVREELRAAGWAVRRGDTFPGLDPSWVRIAVRDPHTIDGLLRELGRILPRRERTRSA, encoded by the coding sequence GTGATCCCGCCGCACCCGGCGGGTATCCCCCTTCCCCGCGTGCTCGTCGCCGCCCCCGCCTCCGGGCACGGCAAGACGACGATCGCGGTGGGGATCATGGCGGCCCTGGCCCGCCGCGGGCTGGCCGTGGCCCCGGCCAAGGTCGGTCCCGACTACATCGACCCCGGCTACCACGCGCTGGCGACCGGGCGACCCAGCCGGACCCTCGACCCGCACCTCGTGGGCGAGGGGAGGGTCGCTCCCCTCCTCGCCCGCGGCGCCACGCACCCCGATCGCGCGGACATCGCCGTCATCGAGGGCGTCATGGGCCTGCTCGACGGACGGCTGGGCACGGACGGCTTCGCCTCGAGCGCACACGTCGCGACCCTGACGCGCACCCCCGTGGTGCTCGTCGTCGACATCTCCTCGACCTCCCGGACCGTCGCGGCCACCGTGCACGGGCTCGCGACGATCGACCCGCGGCTCGAGGTGGTCGGGGTCGTGCTCAACAAGGCCGGCACCCCCCGGCACGGCGACGAGGCCAGGCGGGCCGTCGAAGCCGTCGGGGTCCCGGTGCGGGGGGTGCTCCCGCGCGATGCCGCGATGCACGTGCCCTCGCGCCACCTCGGGCTCGTCCCCGCCGCCGAACGCTCCTCTGCCGCGGCGTCCCTCGAGCACATCGCGACCGTCGCCGAGGAGCACATCGACCTCGACGCGCTGCTGTGCGCGGCCGGCACGGCACCCGATCTGGAGGAAGAGCCGTGGTCGCCCGAGCTCGTCGTCCCCTCGCAGGTCGTCGCCGGAGGAACCCGACCGGTCGTCGCCGTCGGCGGGGGACGCGCCTTCACCTTCCGCTACCCGGAGACCGTCGAGCTGCTCGAGGCGGCCGGTGCGCACGTGGTGGACTTCGACCCCGCGCGGGACGAGTCGCTGCCCGAGGGGACGTGCGGGCTCTACCTCGGCGGTGGGTTCCCCGAGGTCCACGCCCGGTCGCTGGCGACGAACCACCCTCTCGTGGAACAGATCCGCTCCGCGGTCGCCGCGGGGATGCCGACCGTCGCCGAGTGCGCCGGGATGCTCTACCTGGGCCAAGCTCTCGACGGCCACCCGATGGTCGGCGCGGTGCCCACGCGTGCCGCGATGGGCCGACGGCTCACCCTCGGCTACCGCGAGGCCGTCTCGGTGACCGACTCGGTGCTCGGGCCGGCCGGCACGCGCGTCACCGGGCACGAGTTCCACCGCACGCAGGCCACCCCCGGTGCGGGGACGAGCGCTGCCTGGTCACTCGACGGGCGCGAGGAGGGCTTCGCCCTCGACCCCGCGGGTACCGGCAGCGCCACCCTCGTCGCGTCGTACCTGCACACTCACTGGGCCGGCTCCCCCGACCTCGCGGCCTCCTTCGTCGCCGCTGCGCAGGACTGGAACGCAAGGAGGGGTGGCGCTGAGAGCGCTTCCCACGAACGCGGATCGGGCGGGATGCATCTGGCAGGACGTCGTGGCGCGGGAGGGAGTGCCCCGACTCAGGGGCTGAGCTTGCGAAGCCCCAAGGGGCGCCCCTGCCGGTCCACGACGTCCGGGCCACCAGCGGAACCCCCGCCCCACAGCGACCCGCTGCGTCACCACGGCGACGTCGAGCTCGCGGACGACCTCATCGACCTCGCGGTCAATGTCCGGCTCACCCAACCACCGGCGTGGCTGGCCTCGGCCCTGGCCGACGAGCTGGCCTCGGTCGCGACCTACCCGGACGCCACCCGCGCCCGCGACGCGATCGCTGCCCGACACGGCCTGGCCCGCGAACAGGTGCTCCCCACCAGTGGCGGCGCCGAGGCCTTCACCCTGCTCGCCCGGGCGATGGCGCCCCGCGACGCCGTCGTCGTGCACCCGCAGTTCACCGAGCCCGAGGCAGCGCTCGTGGCTGCCGGGCACGACGTGCGCCGGGTGCTGCTGCGCGGTGAGGACGACTTCACCCTCACCGACGCCGCCGTCGAGGAGATCGGGGACGCGGACCTCGTCGTCATCGGCAACCCGACCAACCCGACCGGCGCCCTCCACCCGGCCGATGCCCTTCGCTCCCTCGTGCGGGCAGGGCGGGTGCTCCTCGTCGACGAAGCCTTCATGGACGCCGTGCCCGGCGAGGTCGAGTCGCTCCTGCCCGGTGACCTCGCCGGTGTCATCGTCGTGCGCTCGTTGACCAAGACGTGGGCCGTCGCCGGCATCCGGGCCGGGTACGTCGCCGGCGACCGCGACCTCGTCGCGGCCCTGGCCACCCAGCAGCCGCACTGGTCGGTCGGGTCGCTCGCGCTGCGCGTGATGACCGAGACGGTCGCCCCGCACGCCCTGGGCGAGGCCGCCCGCGCCGCCGACGAGCTGGCCCGCTGGCGCGCCCACCTGACCGCCGGGTTGGCCGGCCTCGACGTCCCGACGAGCGGGACGCACGCCCCCTTCGTCCTCGCCCGGGTCGGTCCGGGAGTCCGCGAAGAGCTACGCGCTGCCGGCTGGGCGGTGCGCAGGGGGGATACTTTCCCCGGGTTGGACCCTTCGTGGGTACGGATCGCCGTCCGTGACCCGCACACCATCGACGGCCTGCTGCGTGAGCTGGGTCGGATCCTGCCACGACGAGAACGCACGAGGTCAGCATGA
- a CDS encoding bifunctional adenosylcobinamide kinase/adenosylcobinamide-phosphate guanylyltransferase, producing MRVLVTGGVRSGKSRHAESLLLPPHLPIDAPVTYLATGPRLDDADWAARVALHRSRRPASWSTVETTDAAAALTAATGPVLLDCLGTWLTAQLDELGAWESPESRWGHQVDERMAALDSAWRASPHVVAVTNEVGWGVVPEHRSGRIFADRLGLLGQRLAASADRVLLVVAGQVLTVKDTAEDPDPPRGGA from the coding sequence ATGCGCGTCCTCGTCACCGGTGGTGTCCGCTCCGGCAAGTCCCGGCACGCGGAGTCGCTGCTGCTGCCCCCACACCTGCCGATCGACGCCCCGGTGACCTACCTGGCCACCGGGCCCCGGCTCGACGACGCCGACTGGGCGGCCCGCGTCGCCCTGCACCGGAGCCGACGGCCCGCGTCGTGGTCGACGGTCGAGACCACCGACGCCGCTGCGGCACTCACCGCCGCCACCGGCCCGGTCCTCCTGGACTGCCTCGGCACGTGGTTGACCGCACAGCTCGACGAGCTCGGGGCATGGGAGTCGCCGGAGTCCCGGTGGGGGCACCAGGTCGACGAGCGCATGGCCGCGCTCGACTCCGCCTGGCGCGCATCACCGCACGTCGTCGCCGTGACGAACGAGGTCGGCTGGGGCGTGGTCCCCGAGCACCGTTCCGGGCGGATCTTCGCCGACCGGCTAGGGCTGCTGGGCCAACGCCTGGCCGCGAGCGCCGACCGGGTCCTCCTCGTCGTCGCCGGTCAGGTGCTCACCGTCAAGGACACGGCCGAGGACCCCGACCCACCCAGGGGCGGGGCGTGA
- a CDS encoding cobalt-precorrin-6A reductase translates to MTHVLVLGGTAEARDLAAQLAAKGVTLTSSLAGRVSKPRLPVGPVRIGGFGGVDGLVEWITEHDVSAVVDATHPFAQTMGSHAAQACAQVDVPLLRLARPGWTDHPDAARWTWVEGHVAAREAADALGRAPFVTTGRQTLHHHVGAWADRDVLVRLVEPHEDPLPQPWTVLRSRGPFDVAGEETLMREHGVDVLLTKDSGGSFTAAKLTAAATLGIPVVVVARPARADGVEQVSDAGAAADWVDQVLSGRPRRPSGRRLPRA, encoded by the coding sequence ATGACCCACGTCCTCGTCCTCGGTGGGACCGCCGAGGCCCGTGACCTCGCTGCGCAGTTGGCGGCGAAGGGAGTCACCCTCACCTCATCGCTCGCCGGCCGGGTGTCGAAACCACGACTGCCGGTCGGGCCGGTGCGCATCGGCGGCTTCGGGGGAGTGGACGGGCTCGTCGAGTGGATCACCGAGCACGACGTGAGCGCCGTCGTCGATGCGACGCACCCCTTCGCGCAGACGATGGGCTCCCATGCTGCGCAGGCCTGCGCGCAGGTCGACGTGCCGCTGCTGCGTCTGGCCCGCCCCGGCTGGACGGACCACCCCGATGCCGCCCGCTGGACGTGGGTGGAGGGCCATGTCGCCGCCCGTGAGGCGGCGGACGCCCTGGGCAGGGCCCCCTTCGTCACGACGGGTCGGCAGACCCTGCACCACCACGTCGGGGCCTGGGCCGACCGGGACGTCCTCGTGCGGCTCGTCGAGCCGCACGAGGACCCCCTGCCGCAGCCGTGGACGGTGCTGCGCTCGCGCGGCCCCTTCGACGTGGCCGGTGAGGAGACGCTGATGCGTGAGCACGGTGTCGACGTGCTGCTGACGAAGGACTCCGGTGGCAGCTTCACCGCCGCCAAGCTCACCGCCGCCGCGACCCTGGGGATCCCGGTCGTCGTCGTTGCCCGGCCCGCGCGCGCCGACGGCGTCGAGCAGGTCAGCGATGCCGGTGCCGCCGCCGACTGGGTCGATCAGGTGCTCAGCGGGCGCCCACGGCGACCCTCAGGACGACGGCTGCCGCGAGCGTGA
- the cobO gene encoding cob(I)yrinic acid a,c-diamide adenosyltransferase: protein MAQGKTPVTPDDGMTTRQRRHSPLVVVHGGTGKGKSTAAFGLALRAWNQGWGIGVFQFVKSAKWRIGEEEVYKTLGRVHEESGQGGPVEWHKMGSGWSWSRKAGTEEDHAADAREGWAEIKRRLADETHTLYVLDEFTYVLKWGWVDIDDVVTTLTNRPGYQHVVITGRDPHPKLLEIADVATEMTKIKHPFDRGQKGQKGIEW, encoded by the coding sequence ATGGCCCAGGGAAAGACCCCCGTCACCCCGGACGACGGGATGACCACGCGCCAGCGCCGCCACTCCCCACTCGTCGTCGTCCACGGTGGCACCGGCAAGGGCAAGTCGACCGCAGCCTTCGGGCTCGCACTGCGCGCCTGGAACCAGGGCTGGGGCATCGGCGTCTTCCAGTTCGTCAAGTCCGCGAAGTGGCGGATCGGCGAGGAGGAGGTCTACAAGACCCTGGGTCGCGTCCACGAGGAGAGCGGCCAGGGCGGCCCCGTCGAGTGGCACAAGATGGGCTCCGGCTGGTCCTGGTCGCGCAAGGCCGGCACCGAGGAGGACCACGCCGCGGACGCCCGTGAGGGGTGGGCGGAGATCAAGCGACGCCTCGCCGACGAGACCCACACGCTCTACGTGCTCGACGAGTTCACCTACGTCCTGAAGTGGGGCTGGGTCGACATCGACGACGTCGTGACGACCCTGACCAACCGGCCCGGCTACCAGCACGTCGTCATCACCGGCCGCGACCCGCACCCGAAGCTGCTCGAGATCGCCGACGTCGCCACCGAGATGACGAAGATCAAGCACCCCTTCGACCGCGGGCAGAAGGGCCAGAAGGGCATCGAGTGGTGA
- a CDS encoding VWA domain-containing protein — protein MTRSESAPSYPFTALVGAQELTTALVLSAIAPEIGGVLVRGEKGTAKSTAVRALASVLPEQQVAQGCRFGCDPERSEDCPDEPHSGPATTRPARLVELPVGATEDRVVGSLDLRRALGEGEAAYQPGLLADAHRGILYVDEVNLLHDHLVDVLLDAAAMGRNTVERDGVSISHPARVTLVGTMNPEEGELRPQLLDRFGLTVHIAASRDPHERAEVVRRRLDSDADPAGFAARFAESEAELTQRLADAREAVRHVRLDERTLRTIARVCAGFDVDGMRADIVTARTAAAHAAWQGRDHVTRADIRAAALLSLPHRRRRAPFDAPGLDEDLLDALLDDEPEDDPPGGGDSPGDEGGGGPEQETPPQDQPEQSPEEDAHEEDGSGSTNGPRPKSEDSAAEGSTDPSTRAEDTPSSESEDAPEAPSGGMPTPVGTASAQQPYRARRLELAGVGSGPSGRRSPALTPRGRTVGVHPAGIEPAGAPVHLTATLRASAARRAGGLGPARVTGTDLRHAVTRGREANLVLLAVDASGSMAARKRMSEVKTAVLSLLLDAYQRRDRVGLITFRGAGAEVALPPTSSVDAAAARLAEMPHGGRTPLAEGLSEVARVVARERVRDRNQRALVVIVTDGRATAGTHALARAQRIADAWGTAASAMETVVVDCESGRFRMGLAADLAGRMGAEHIPLEQVAASGLVEIVTDRTSPRRSAA, from the coding sequence GTGACCCGCTCCGAGTCTGCACCCAGCTACCCCTTCACCGCCCTCGTCGGCGCGCAGGAGCTGACCACCGCACTGGTGCTCAGCGCGATCGCCCCGGAGATCGGCGGTGTCCTCGTCCGGGGAGAGAAGGGCACGGCCAAGTCCACCGCCGTGCGCGCACTCGCCTCCGTCCTGCCCGAGCAGCAGGTGGCACAGGGCTGCCGGTTCGGGTGCGACCCCGAACGCTCCGAGGACTGCCCCGACGAGCCGCACTCCGGCCCGGCGACCACCCGACCGGCCCGTCTGGTCGAGCTGCCGGTCGGCGCCACCGAGGACCGCGTCGTCGGCTCCCTCGACCTGCGCCGTGCCCTCGGCGAGGGTGAGGCCGCCTACCAGCCGGGGCTGCTCGCCGACGCCCACCGCGGGATCCTCTACGTCGACGAGGTCAACCTGCTGCACGACCACCTGGTCGACGTGCTCCTGGACGCAGCGGCCATGGGGCGCAACACCGTCGAGCGCGACGGTGTCTCCATCTCGCACCCGGCCAGGGTCACGCTCGTCGGGACGATGAACCCCGAGGAGGGCGAGCTGCGTCCGCAGCTGCTCGACCGGTTCGGCCTGACCGTGCACATCGCCGCCAGCCGTGACCCGCACGAACGGGCCGAGGTCGTGCGTCGGCGGCTCGACTCGGACGCCGACCCCGCAGGATTCGCGGCGCGGTTCGCCGAGTCCGAGGCCGAGCTGACCCAGCGGCTCGCCGACGCCCGCGAGGCCGTGCGCCACGTCCGCCTCGACGAACGCACGCTGCGCACCATCGCCCGGGTGTGCGCCGGCTTCGACGTCGACGGGATGCGTGCCGACATCGTCACCGCCCGCACCGCCGCCGCCCACGCGGCCTGGCAGGGCCGCGACCACGTCACCCGCGCGGACATCCGCGCCGCCGCGCTGCTGTCGCTGCCGCACCGCCGGCGCCGGGCTCCCTTCGACGCACCGGGGCTGGACGAGGACCTCCTCGACGCGCTCCTGGACGACGAGCCGGAGGACGACCCGCCCGGCGGCGGGGACTCCCCCGGCGACGAAGGGGGCGGTGGGCCCGAGCAGGAGACGCCGCCGCAGGACCAGCCGGAGCAGTCCCCCGAGGAGGACGCGCACGAGGAGGACGGCTCGGGCAGCACGAACGGCCCGCGCCCCAAGAGCGAGGACTCGGCGGCCGAGGGCTCGACGGACCCGTCCACCCGGGCCGAGGACACCCCTTCGTCGGAGTCCGAGGACGCGCCTGAGGCCCCCTCCGGCGGCATGCCCACACCGGTGGGCACGGCCAGCGCGCAGCAGCCCTACCGTGCCCGCCGCCTCGAGCTGGCCGGCGTCGGCTCCGGGCCGTCCGGGCGCCGCTCCCCGGCCCTGACCCCTCGCGGTCGCACCGTCGGCGTCCACCCGGCCGGGATCGAACCGGCGGGCGCACCCGTGCACCTGACCGCCACCCTTCGCGCCTCCGCCGCTCGTCGCGCGGGCGGACTCGGTCCCGCCCGGGTCACCGGCACCGACCTGCGCCATGCCGTCACCCGCGGTCGGGAGGCCAACCTGGTCCTGCTCGCGGTCGACGCGTCCGGCTCGATGGCCGCCCGCAAGCGGATGAGCGAGGTGAAGACCGCCGTCCTCTCCCTGCTCCTGGACGCCTACCAGCGACGTGACCGGGTCGGGCTGATCACCTTCCGCGGCGCGGGCGCCGAGGTCGCGCTACCGCCGACCTCGTCCGTCGACGCCGCCGCCGCACGGCTGGCCGAGATGCCGCACGGTGGCCGCACCCCCCTGGCCGAGGGACTGAGCGAGGTCGCCCGCGTCGTCGCCCGCGAGAGGGTGCGCGACCGCAACCAGCGCGCCCTCGTCGTGATCGTCACCGACGGCCGCGCAACGGCCGGCACGCACGCCCTCGCACGGGCCCAGCGCATCGCCGACGCGTGGGGCACCGCGGCGTCCGCCATGGAGACCGTCGTCGTGGACTGCGAGTCCGGCCGCTTCCGGATGGGTCTGGCCGCCGACCTCGCCGGGCGCATGGGAGCCGAGCACATCCCCCTCGAGCAGGTCGCCGCCAGCGGCCTCGTCGAGATCGTCACCGACCGCACCAGCCCCCGAAGGAGCGCCGCCTGA
- the cbiE gene encoding precorrin-6y C5,15-methyltransferase (decarboxylating) subunit CbiE — protein MIDVVGIGDDGWVGLDEGRRGLVRDAATVLGGRRHLDLVAEHAATGADLVAWPSPLLPALPGLLESAESTGAVVVLASGDPLRSGIGTTLVDLLGADRVRIHPALSCDVLARARQGWSAEETTVVTTVGRDLRAVLPHLAPGARVVVLCSDGSDPWRLAELLTQHGRGATEITARWHLGGPDEGAVAARADAFTGATADLVVCCLDVRACSPAAVTTAGAMPGRAEDFIEHDGQVTKRDVRASALSRLRPTPGSHLWDLGAGNGTVALEWCLGAERATATCIERDATRAERITANAAALGLAGRVTVLHGDSATRDLSALTRPDAVFVGGGLAEPILEAAWASLRPGGRLVAHAVTLGGEAALLAIHERAGGDLTRLMIERAVPLGAHLSWTPARAVVQLAVVRGEE, from the coding sequence GTGATCGACGTCGTGGGTATCGGTGATGACGGCTGGGTCGGCCTGGACGAAGGGCGGCGCGGCCTCGTCCGCGACGCCGCCACCGTGCTGGGTGGCCGGCGCCACCTCGATCTCGTGGCCGAGCACGCCGCCACCGGGGCCGATCTCGTGGCCTGGCCCAGCCCCCTTCTCCCGGCACTGCCGGGACTCCTGGAGTCGGCCGAGTCGACCGGTGCCGTGGTCGTGCTCGCCAGCGGGGACCCCCTTCGCTCGGGGATCGGGACGACCCTGGTCGACCTGCTCGGGGCCGACCGGGTGCGCATCCACCCGGCGCTCTCGTGCGACGTCCTCGCCCGGGCGCGCCAGGGCTGGTCCGCCGAGGAGACCACCGTGGTCACCACCGTCGGCCGGGACCTGCGCGCGGTGCTGCCGCACCTGGCGCCCGGGGCCCGTGTCGTCGTGCTCTGCTCCGACGGCTCCGACCCTTGGCGTCTTGCCGAACTGTTGACCCAGCACGGTCGGGGCGCAACGGAAATCACTGCCCGGTGGCATTTGGGTGGGCCCGACGAGGGGGCCGTCGCGGCCCGTGCGGACGCCTTCACCGGTGCGACCGCCGACCTCGTGGTCTGCTGTCTCGACGTGCGTGCCTGCAGCCCGGCTGCCGTGACGACCGCGGGCGCCATGCCGGGGCGGGCCGAGGACTTCATCGAGCACGACGGGCAGGTGACCAAGCGGGACGTGCGGGCCAGCGCCCTGTCGCGGCTGCGGCCCACACCCGGTTCGCACCTGTGGGACCTCGGTGCCGGCAACGGGACGGTGGCCCTCGAGTGGTGCCTCGGCGCCGAGCGGGCCACCGCGACCTGCATCGAGCGCGACGCGACCCGGGCCGAGCGGATCACCGCCAATGCGGCCGCCCTCGGCCTCGCGGGCCGGGTGACGGTCCTCCACGGGGACAGCGCGACGCGCGACCTGAGCGCGCTCACCCGGCCGGACGCCGTCTTCGTCGGCGGGGGCCTTGCCGAGCCGATCCTGGAGGCAGCGTGGGCCTCCTTGCGCCCCGGTGGTCGCCTCGTGGCGCACGCCGTCACCCTCGGGGGTGAGGCGGCACTGCTTGCCATCCACGAGCGCGCCGGCGGTGACCTCACCCGCCTGATGATCGAGCGGGCCGTCCCGCTCGGGGCCCACCTGTCGTGGACCCCGGCGCGTGCCGTGGTCCAGCTCGCCGTCGTCCGAGGAGAAGAATGA
- the cobA gene encoding uroporphyrinogen-III C-methyltransferase, with the protein MSTPTPEPTGRVLLVGGGPGDPRMLTLAGRDALTAADVVVTDRLAPLAAIAEHAPHAEVVHVGKIPRGEFTPQERIHEILLTHARAGRTVVRLKGGDGYLFGRGGEEWQVCTQAGIPVEVVPGVSSAFAVPALAGIPVTHRGLSQGVAVVSGHVAPQDPRSEVDWQALATSGLTIVVLMGVATLGPIAQTLIDAGLDPATPAASIADGASPQQRVVRAPLSSIATTADEGGIAPPAITVIGDVVAALEGMPHVPGTEDVG; encoded by the coding sequence ATGAGCACTCCCACCCCCGAGCCGACCGGACGGGTCCTCCTCGTCGGTGGCGGACCCGGCGACCCCCGCATGCTCACCCTCGCCGGCCGGGACGCGCTGACCGCGGCGGACGTCGTCGTCACCGACCGGCTCGCGCCGCTGGCGGCCATCGCCGAGCACGCCCCGCACGCCGAGGTCGTCCACGTCGGCAAGATCCCGCGCGGCGAGTTCACCCCGCAGGAACGCATCCACGAGATCCTCCTGACGCACGCCCGCGCGGGGAGGACCGTGGTGCGCCTGAAGGGTGGCGACGGCTACCTCTTCGGCCGCGGCGGCGAGGAGTGGCAGGTCTGCACGCAGGCCGGCATCCCCGTCGAGGTGGTCCCGGGTGTCTCCTCGGCCTTCGCCGTCCCCGCCCTCGCCGGTATCCCGGTCACCCACCGCGGCCTGTCCCAGGGCGTGGCCGTCGTCTCCGGTCACGTCGCCCCCCAGGACCCCCGCAGCGAGGTCGACTGGCAGGCGCTGGCCACCTCCGGCCTGACGATCGTCGTCCTGATGGGCGTGGCCACCCTCGGCCCGATCGCGCAGACCCTCATCGACGCCGGCCTCGACCCGGCCACCCCCGCCGCGTCCATCGCCGACGGCGCGAGTCCGCAGCAGCGGGTCGTGCGTGCTCCCCTGTCCTCGATCGCCACCACGGCCGACGAAGGGGGCATCGCCCCGCCCGCGATCACCGTCATCGGGGACGTCGTGGCCGCCTTGGAGGGCATGCCGCACGTGCCGGGCACGGAGGACGTCGGGTGA
- a CDS encoding adenosylcobinamide-GDP ribazoletransferase: MSTLGDGLRLAVGTFTRIPSGSVTLDDRTARTALLLAPVAVLPLALVAGVIAAGVEVGLPPFVAAGLVLLVLAYGSRAMHLDGLADVVDAFGAGWDRDRALTVMRRGDIGPMGAAALVLTLLLQAGAITDLLGAGWRGAVVVAAAVLLSRSVCARLCATDATPAAGSRMAAAFVGTVPVLAAGALALVMAGVLALTALPQLSLLEGRDLLRGALMVLLALVLALLAPTLLRDKAVAVLGGVNGDVLGAAVEITLTTVLVVLTLAW; the protein is encoded by the coding sequence GTGAGCACCCTCGGCGACGGGCTGCGGTTGGCGGTCGGGACCTTCACACGGATCCCGAGCGGCAGCGTCACCCTTGATGACCGCACGGCACGCACGGCGCTGCTGCTCGCACCGGTCGCGGTGCTACCGCTCGCCCTCGTCGCCGGGGTGATCGCCGCGGGTGTCGAGGTGGGGCTGCCTCCCTTCGTCGCGGCCGGGCTGGTGCTCCTCGTCCTCGCGTACGGCTCCCGGGCGATGCACCTCGACGGGCTCGCCGACGTCGTCGACGCGTTCGGCGCCGGATGGGACCGCGATCGCGCCCTGACGGTGATGCGCCGTGGCGACATCGGGCCGATGGGTGCCGCCGCCCTCGTGCTCACACTCCTGCTCCAGGCCGGCGCGATCACCGACCTCCTGGGCGCCGGGTGGCGTGGAGCCGTCGTCGTGGCGGCCGCGGTGCTGCTCTCCCGGTCGGTGTGCGCCCGGCTGTGCGCAACGGATGCGACGCCGGCGGCCGGCTCGCGGATGGCCGCGGCCTTCGTCGGCACGGTGCCGGTACTGGCCGCCGGAGCTCTCGCACTGGTCATGGCCGGGGTCCTCGCCCTGACGGCTCTCCCCCAGCTCTCCCTCCTCGAGGGCAGGGACCTGCTGCGCGGCGCCCTCATGGTCCTCCTCGCGCTCGTCCTCGCTCTGCTGGCCCCGACCCTGCTGCGCGACAAGGCCGTCGCCGTCCTCGGCGGGGTCAACGGCGACGTGCTCGGGGCCGCGGTCGAGATCACCTTGACCACCGTCCTGGTCGTCCTCACGCTGGCGTGGTGA
- a CDS encoding CobD/CbiB family cobalamin biosynthesis protein: MRLPTPPPVVVGLVAGWAADHLLGDPRRGHPVALFGTWAGWVEERRYTDSRAAGVVTEAIVLAPVLVLGLVASRLPAAAGAGATATLTWAALGGTSLGREGTAVHDLLAAGDLPAARARVGNLVGRATGDLSTDDVARAAVESIAENSSDAVVGTLVWGALLGPPGVVLHRAVNTLDAMHGHRTQRYARFGWSAARLDDVLGWVPARVTVLATAAATPLRAGVVVRTAVRDGHAHPSPNAGPVEAGFAAALDLRLGGRTVYTSGVEERPMLGRGRAVAVADLPRAVALARRVGAITLAAAVVLRVAVGAR; encoded by the coding sequence GTGAGGCTCCCGACGCCCCCACCCGTGGTGGTGGGCCTGGTCGCGGGATGGGCGGCCGACCACCTCCTCGGCGACCCGCGTCGCGGGCATCCCGTGGCGCTCTTCGGCACGTGGGCCGGCTGGGTCGAGGAGCGCAGGTACACCGACTCCAGGGCCGCTGGGGTCGTCACCGAGGCGATCGTGCTCGCGCCGGTGCTGGTCCTGGGCCTCGTCGCCTCCCGCCTGCCTGCTGCGGCCGGGGCCGGGGCGACCGCCACCCTGACCTGGGCCGCTCTCGGCGGCACCAGCCTGGGTCGCGAGGGCACCGCGGTGCACGACCTCCTCGCCGCGGGCGACCTGCCGGCGGCGCGGGCCCGGGTGGGCAACCTCGTCGGCCGGGCCACGGGCGATCTGTCCACGGACGACGTCGCCCGCGCGGCCGTCGAGTCGATCGCGGAGAACTCCTCGGATGCCGTCGTCGGCACCCTCGTGTGGGGCGCACTCCTCGGACCGCCCGGGGTGGTGCTGCACCGCGCGGTCAACACCCTGGACGCGATGCACGGGCACCGCACGCAGCGCTACGCGAGATTCGGGTGGTCCGCGGCCCGCCTCGACGACGTCCTCGGCTGGGTGCCCGCGCGGGTGACCGTCCTCGCGACCGCCGCGGCGACCCCCCTTCGCGCCGGCGTGGTCGTGCGCACCGCAGTCCGGGACGGCCACGCCCACCCCAGCCCCAATGCCGGCCCGGTCGAGGCCGGCTTCGCTGCCGCTCTCGACCTGCGTCTGGGCGGACGCACCGTCTACACCAGCGGGGTCGAGGAGCGTCCGATGCTCGGGCGCGGCCGTGCGGTCGCCGTCGCGGACCTCCCGCGGGCGGTCGCCCTGGCCCGGCGGGTCGGCGCCATCACGCTCGCGGCAGCCGTCGTCCTGAGGGTCGCCGTGGGCGCCCGCTGA